DNA from Musa acuminata AAA Group cultivar baxijiao chromosome BXJ1-5, Cavendish_Baxijiao_AAA, whole genome shotgun sequence:
TTTGCGCCCGAGGTGTCTGATGATTGGAGAGAGGTGGAGGCGGAGAGCGCGAGGTATACGGTGTATTGCAAGAGGGGAAGGAAGAGGTTGGTGATGGAGGATCGACATAAGGTGGCGCTGGACCTCAATGGCGACCCCAAACTGGTACGTGCCCTTCTATTGTTTCATTTATCCTTGTTCTATCTCTGCAAGTGCGGTACGTGAATGGGGAAAGTAAGTATTATAGAAAATCTAGACCAGAGGGGGGAATTTGATTACTCCGGAAGCAAAAAGATGGAATTTTTTGAACGAGGGGGAGTTCAAACAAATCAAAGATGGGGCCTTTCGAGTCTGATCCAATTGTTTGTGACAAATCTCTGAATTCGACGGTACTGGGGCTTGCGGAATTATTGGTCAAAGACAAATACTTGGAATGCCAAATCTTGATTCGGTTGAATTTTCTAAATGtactcatgacatgatttctgtgCTGTCAAAGTTGACGCCTTTTGTTATTTTCTGTGTGTTCGTAGGCTTTCTTTGGCATTTTTGATGGCCATGGAGGTAAGAGGGCTGCTGAATTCGCTTCCGAGAACTTGGGCGAGTTCATAGCAGAAGAAATGGTGACAACTAGTGGAGCGGGCGCCAATGACGTAGCGAAAGCTGTTAGGATCGGGTACTTGAAAACCGACGCAGAGTTCTTGAAGGAGGAGGCGGATGGAGGCGCTTGCTGCGTCACCGCCCTGCTTAGAGATGGTGATCTTATTGTTTCTAATCTCGGGGATTGCCGTGCTGTGCTGAGCCGAGCCGGTAAAGCAGAGGCCCTCACGTCTGATCACCGGCCCTCTCGAGAAGATGAAAGGGACCGAATCGAGAGCCTTGTAAGTGTTGTTTCTCCTTCCTCGATTTTAATCACCCGGTTGTCATAGAGAAACAATTAGCATGAAATTGTTTGCAGAACATAAGAATGTTCTAATCTTATGCAGGATGGTTACGTGGATTACTTCCGAGGAGCATGGCGATTACAAGGTTCCCTTGCCATATCCAGGGCAATCGGAGATTCACATCTCAAACAATGGGTTATACCAGAGCCGGAGACCAGAATCATTAACATCGAAGCAGAATGCGAGTTCTTGATTCTAGCATCGGATGGGCTATGGGACAAGGTATAATCTAACTCCCGGCTATTCCTTTAACAAGACCAGAGAACAAATCTGTCTCTTCCCTGCTCTTTCTGAGTAAAGATGACAATATATTTCTCTCAAATGTTTTCAGGTTAGCATTCAGGAGGCTGTAGACGTAGCACGACCATCGTGTATCGACGCTGATAGTGCATCATCATTGTCTGCTTGCAAGAACCTTGTCGATTTATCTGCTAAACGAGGATCATTGGATGATATAAGCGTTATGATTGTGAAGCTGCAGCATTATGTTTGAAATCAAATACCCGATAGCATAAACACACGGCATTTTGTTGGAAAATTGGAGGATGCAAATCTTATGATGACGAATTGCAGCATTTTGGTCGAAAGGATCAGTGTGTTCTTCACTGGCGTTGACTCCTTTGTCAGGGCCATGAAGTTGTGACGAGCATCAACACATCGGAGAagaatgcttttgcactcatcatCATTGGAATTAGgctttttttttcagttttattttgattctttcgaATTTTACTAACTCACATTGTAATTGACTTTTAGAAAGCAGCCATATTGATATGTAAGATCTAATCTCCTCTTTTGGCTGAAGTCAAACAGTTCTTCTGCTGGACTCAAAACTTGTTCCTTTTGGTTGGCTTAGAAAGACTTGACTACAGAATTCCACACCACAGGGTATCGGATGAACCATGTTTTTGGTGCTTACGGCTGAGCTAGAAATGTCAGATGCGAAGCATCTGCTACCCATCTTGTCTCGATATCGTAGATAGATTCTGTTGACCATCATAAATGCTATAAACCTGTATGTCAGTGTAACAGCAAACTTGTTGGCCTTTTCAACCTTTTTGCTTTAAATACATCATCCCTTCATCCTATAATTGCCTTTGTTATCTGAAACTATTACATTAATCATATCCAAAGCAAACTGTCAACTAACATACAATCTAACAGAAAATCCAACAAAATGTTGAGTCTCTGTTGATATACCTGAGTTGATTaatgtaatataatttttttaaacgaaatattctattaaattatatatcttaAGTACAACATAGATTTAGAGTCGTCATCACCAGAAACAGTACTGACATGTTCATGGTTTTTATTGAAAGCAAAGGTCATTCATGGCGATACAACACCGACCACAACAACAACGACAAAACAGTGATGTCCTAAGGAAGCTTGCTCGCGGTATGGCGGCTGTAGTACAGTTATCATGCAGTGGCTGCTCTCACGGAATCACTACGCGGAACGGATTGGGGACTTCAAACCCGGGGTTGGGAACGAAGGTGTCGTCGTTCCCAGGAAGATACTGACCATGAGCAGCCGCCGGGCCACTGTGGTCCAAACCACGAAGCGCAGGCATCTCATGGCTGCCGATCTTGTACCGCCCGACGCCGGGGATCAGCACCGTGCCTTCTTGGCCGACGCACTCCGTCTCCTTCTTGTCTGAGTTCGCGGGGACGCTACGTCCGGCGAGGGTGACTTGGGCGAAGGACAACAAGCCCAGGAAGAGGATGACTAGGGGGAGAGAAGAGCAGCTCGAGAAGCTCGCCATGGAGAGAGCGGGAAGcagcagaagaggaagaggtcgGGAGGCGGTACGTTGGTTTGCAATTGGCAGAAGCATGCTTCTTCTTATACAAGCTCGGAGTGGGAAGAGTTAGGTGGCGAGGTGACGGTGATTAAAAGGCGTTGCCAAACCTTCTTGAAGGAGTTGGGGAATGCTTTTACTTGGGAGTAAATTAAGGAGCCTTCCGATCCATCCTACCAACAACTTTTTTAGGCTCATTGATTCCGCCACCATAAAAATTGATGTCAAAATAATTTCACGTTCACCGCCGCCTTGAATTTGCGCAAGCAACACTTGAAACAAAAAAATCACagtactattttatttttattgtgcTTGAATTTAGTCCGATTTTATATTTGAGTAATGACAAATAAAAGAGTCGCTAGACGAATAATGTTTTATAGATCTACGTGTTAATACATACAAAAGTCTTACGCACTAAAATTAGGATATCAAGATGTACTtaagaaattaatacaaaaatatattttttatttttaaataatcagatatcattaatcatttaagacgatatatgcatatatatactcgTAGATACATTAATGAAGCGAGAGATActttaacaaaaaaaatttaaataaaaatataataaaatatatgactttttataaaTCTTATTTTCCGTAAAAGATTCGTATAATCGACTACAAATAATTGagactttataattttttttttctaagactAAAAGATAAAGATAACTTTACTTTGATCAAAATGAGCACAAAGTTCATAATAATTCATTGGGGTAAACAAAATTCCACAAACAAGTGGATTGATAGAATCTCATATGGTTAGCTATCGAATTAGCAGTGATGTTAGCATCCCTATTGTAGCTTCACAGCATCAAAAAAAAGTTCCATCAACTCAGAGAAATCAGTCTCCAGAATTAGCTTTCTTATGCCTTCTTTGCTTGCAATCTGGAGGCCTTCCTTGGCAGCTGAAGCTTCACATTTCACCCAGGAATGTTTCACGAGTGGGGATAGCAGAACCATCTGTATTCATTTTGAATCAGTCTTCATCCATCCGGTGTGTGTTTTGCCTTGCCTCCATTCTCCCTTCAGGAGAGGATCTCTCAGAATAGGATAAAGAGAGAGTCTAAAACCTTAGAGAAAAGAGCCACTGTCTGAGGCTGCACACCACTGGATATTACCTCATTTCTGGCTTGCCAACCATTTGCTACAGCAACATCCACTCCCTTTTGTGCTGGAACTGAATTTTCAAGTTAAGCTGAATCAAATTCCAGAACCTGACAGCAAAGAGGCAGCTGAAGAAAGAATGTTGCCAGGAGCCATAATCATCCCCCACAAATCCAACAACAGTGTACCTCCATAATTAATACCCTGTGCAGCAGACGAATTAATTTCCAGCAGAAAGCCATCATCACTTTGGGTGCAACTGGCAATTTCCAAAAGCTATCCTCAGCACTCCGGAAAGTGACCGTCCCTCATCTGTTCCAATTTAATGAACTTGTAGGCAGACTTAACTGAAGGGATGATGATACCATTAGCAGATAGTTTCCACATCCACTGAGGCAAGGCAATCAATCTCACATGTCTGATTACAGATTTCTACCTCAAAAAAATGGTTAAGAAATCTTCAACCATATCAAATTGAGTAAGAAGATAAGAACATCAAAATTACTTGCTAGAATTAGGTGATCAGTAGCATCAACAAACAGTTTTTAGCTCCGACTAGAACACTAGAATTAGACCAAGGGTTAAAACAACCATACTTAGCATGCACAACTTGAGACCAAAGAGACAGACAGTCTTTTGTTCAGGTAAACCATAATTCTTTTAATTTGTAAGTCTTTAATGCCAAGGCCACCTTTATCTTTATCTTTAGGAAGGCTTACCCTACTATCATGATCCTTCTCCCAAAGAAAACGTTTGATGATTTGCTCAATCCTACCTTGGACATGCTTAGGCATTCAAGACATACTTAAGGAATGTCTTGGAATAGAAGAGCAAGCAGCAAACTTGCTCTCTTACGAAGAATGGCAGTCACATAGCGTTGAAAATAATTACAATATCTATTttatttcatgatatattttctgttaaATTATGATTCACGCTATGTTGTGTgccaaattattttggataacatCATCGAAAATAATATAGAAGATTTTATATTAGGATTAAATACTTTGGACTTGTCTATGTCCCATCTTTATTActtatcttttataaaaaaaataatataaaaaaaatttctcaaaaaTTATTCTAATTTAGATGAATTTGTCATTAGTGACCAACAGAGGGTTCGACCAATTAAGctaaaaattataaatcaattataacccaaaataataataattactggATTTTCCGACGTGTCCAACTTTGACAGCTGCATCAACTTCCTTCCGTAAAATAATAATTGTGATCTGATGTTTTGATTCCACGTCATCATAAGCCAACCACTCCACCGAACAGTTACGTCTCCGATCATTGGATATGTTAAGAGCCTTAAATATATCGCCGAAGCTCTAAATATCCCCCAAAGAATTCTATTGAAATTTCCTCTGTACACTAATTATTTTAAGTGTATTTAAATTCGATTAAGTATATATACTTAAATTGTTATTAGTGACATGGCGCCATCCACGCGCACTCCGTACGCGCGTAGCCAAATCTATCGTCTCTGATTCTCTTCCTTAAACTTATGTGGCTCCTCATCCGACGGCTCAGATGCTCCCACCACCCAGCGCGTAAGACCCAGCGTAGGAAAAACGCGTTACTGAAAGGGGTTCTTCTTTCCTCTATTCTCCGGAACCCTATTGGACGAATTTGTTGGAGGCGTCTCGTTTCCCCACGTGTCCGGAACTCGAGAACCATCTCGACTTCGCGAAGGCACCCGACCCGCCGTGGCCTCCGTTATAATGCTCGCGCTCCCACCGTCAGCTTCGAGAATCGTCTTCGTCGATTCAAGAATTGTGGGCTTCAGGAGTTCGATCGCCCGCTCGCGGCGTCAATGAATCTCTCATTTTTCGTCCTAGTAATCCTCTTCTTATCACGGCCAGCCCAATCCGTGGATCCTTACAAGGTACCCTACTTTCTCCTTCTTGGGTTCGTTCTTGTGCCTCTAGGTTTAGGTTTATGGTTGCCACATCTGGAGTCGATTCAATTCCTCTTTTTCGTATATTGCATATGCGCGTCGCATCAATGGTATGTCTAAGGAAATATGTTGCAAATCTTGGTCTGGGAAGTACAAGCTTTCGAAAACTTGGTTCGAGTGGCAAGAAAGATAGGTTGCCGAAGATTCTGTTCTAGTTCAACCGACAATCTTCACGCTTAACAGTAGAATCGAACTTTTACTTATCTCATGTATATATAATTCTTTTTAGATTAAATGGGTGATGTAGCTGACATCAAAATTGAAATAATTCTTCATCCTAAATTTGAATCTTCACTTGAGAACATTTATAATCTTGGGGAAATGGGGGTTTTCAGTTAGTCCGGTTGTTCTCTACGTAAGGAGTTTTCTTTCATAGGATACACTAGCAATGCAGCTATTGAAAGGGTTTTCGATGTTTGCGCATTAGATCTTGAAGATAGGATATCCATGGGAAATTTGCATTGATGTGGATAAATTAACAATCGAAAGACAAAATTTTGTGTACTCTGTTTGCCCAGTCATTTTTAGACCCACTTCTTCCATTCTTCTGTTACTGTTGTCTACATTTCACTGCAATTTCAGAACATCTGAAAATTACTCTTGTTACCTATTACTGTATCACTGATCCTTATTTAAAGTGTGTACAAATCATAGGTGTTTATTAGTGATATGCCCCTTGTTTTTTTATTATCTACTTGAATCTTGAAAGCATGTTAAACTGTTACGAAGGCAGTTTATATGGGAACAACCAAAAAAGGGACTGAGATGGATGCATAGCAGAAACTTTAGAAAACTACGTAAAATGCTTcatgtaaatttttttattttttccatatataaatatgtaaagTTGTTTAAATTAGTGAAGAGAGTTAAGGGTTATGATAAGTATTTTTCAGTGGTTGGTATGATAAATGGTAAACATTTCCAATTTGCAAAGCTATTGATGCTTGGTAGGATGGATGAACTGGATTGTTGGATGACACTAGCAGTCTTCATCTGAAAAACATGTTGTTATTAGTAACTCTTACTACTGCATTAAATTGAAGATTGATAAGGTATTCAAGTTGTCATAATGCTTTTGTATGCTTAGTTTCTTGCTATTGTTTTGAGCTACTTAACACTTTTCACAACAGTAATGCCGAAAGAGTTTCGTGTTGCATTAGGCCTTAATCAGCTTTGGTTGTGGagacctttttttcttctttgctgATTCTATTAATTATTGCATGCTGTATTTTTCTTTCCCTGTTTGAGCAGATATATGTCATGATACAATGTTCTACGCAC
Protein-coding regions in this window:
- the LOC135675116 gene encoding putative cell wall protein; its protein translation is MASFSSCSSLPLVILFLGLLSFAQVTLAGRSVPANSDKKETECVGQEGTVLIPGVGRYKIGSHEMPALRGLDHSGPAAAHGQYLPGNDDTFVPNPGFEVPNPFRVVIP
- the LOC135673270 gene encoding probable protein phosphatase 2C 32 → MSCSVAIASSPAFSPSRLSISCKGSPENLALNPCSPSASPRSCSSSPFRPQRFQRAPSGLREVGAGIGTSSSPSGLAVDAPSSSSPPPSSSGGSCSVSKRKRPARINIPLAKALTFAPEVSDDWREVEAESARYTVYCKRGRKRLVMEDRHKVALDLNGDPKLAFFGIFDGHGGKRAAEFASENLGEFIAEEMVTTSGAGANDVAKAVRIGYLKTDAEFLKEEADGGACCVTALLRDGDLIVSNLGDCRAVLSRAGKAEALTSDHRPSREDERDRIESLDGYVDYFRGAWRLQGSLAISRAIGDSHLKQWVIPEPETRIINIEAECEFLILASDGLWDKVSIQEAVDVARPSCIDADSASSLSACKNLVDLSAKRGSLDDISVMIVKLQHYV